In the Phaseolus vulgaris cultivar G19833 chromosome 7, P. vulgaris v2.0, whole genome shotgun sequence genome, one interval contains:
- the LOC137829463 gene encoding uncharacterized protein — MSSFPSSTERTVASSLLLLNTTPPSPLLSTPKFRCDSSDAVPERRSGSSSIRFRETSVSYGSNKSSSSSLTNDDGDFSEKENESRSVSLSAILRYNQMKLKVARKIRSKVTWTTSCSSDRKLNAGEAVNMLSPVSASGEASSCLSSSSSGISSARSLRYAKRCRGAIVERVAGIAHETVTPSRRTTGSPHLRRRGEAILKLLSCGDSSEVKIRQMLGDSPDTSKALRMLLRVDAVKRSGSGGRYDPYVYTISG, encoded by the exons ATGTCTTCGTTCCCGAGTTCAACAGAACGAACGGTTGCATCGTCTCTGCTTCTTCTCAACACCACACCTCCCTCTCCCTTGCTTTCTACTCCAAA GTTTCGCTGCGATTCAAGCGATGCGGTTCCAGAGAGAAGAAGCGGCAGCAGCAGCATACGTTTCAGAGAAACCTCGGTTTCCTACGGTTCTAATAAATCCTCATCTTCCTCGCTCACCAATGATGACGGTGATTTCTCGGAGAAAGAGAACGAATCGCGCAGTGTATCGTTATCTGCTATCTTGCGTTACAATCAGATGAAGCTTAAG GTTGCTAGGAAGATAAGATCGAAGGTCACGTGGACCACGTCGTGCTCCAGCGACCGGAAACTGAACGCCGGCGAGGCGGTGAATATGCTCTCTCCTGTTTCGGCCTCTGGCGAGGCTTCTTCCTGCTTGTCGAGCAGCTCGAGCGGCATCTCCAGCGCGCGAAGCTTGCGCTACGCCAAAAGATGCAGAGGCGCGATTGTTGAGCGTGTGGCCGGGATCGCACACGAGACGGTGACACCGTCGCGTCGCACGACTGGTTCGCCACACCTGCGACGGCGCGGCGAAGCCATACTGAAGTTGCTCTCTTGCGGTGATTCCTCTGAAGTGAAGATTCGTCAAATGCTCGGTGACAGCCCCGACACTAGCAAAGCTCTAAGAAT GTTGCTAAGGGTGGATGCTGTGAAAAGATCAGGCTCGGGAGGGCGATATGATCCTTATGTTTACACG ATAAGTGGATGA
- the LOC137830570 gene encoding zinc finger AN1 and C2H2 domain-containing stress-associated protein 13-like produces MGTPEFPDLGKHCSVSDCKLIDFLPFTCDRCNQVYCLEHRGYIKHQCPKADKKDVTVVICPLCAKGVRLVPDQDPNITWENHVNTDCDPSNYEKVTKKKKCPVPGCREILGFSNTIKCRDCTVDHCLKHRFGPDHRCPGPRKMETSFSFRNILNVNKKQESKPQSSSSASSRWSTNFLNAVSNIRASAEAGVSKLSEVNQGWWTASSGVGSSHSSGQVEQCPQCDTKFSSVTALVDHVQKVHERNGKRSGAKVTIDVCPKCSRGFRDPVSLVEHVERDHGGSSRS; encoded by the exons ATGGGAACTCCCGAATTCCCAGATCTGGGAAAGCACTGTTCGGTCTCTGATTGCAAGTTGATCGATTTCTTGCCCTTTACCTGCGATCGCTGCAACCAG GTGTACTGTTTGGAGCACAGAGGTTATATTAAACATCAGTGTCCAAAAGCTGACAAGAAAGATGTTACTGTAGTTATATGTCCACTTTGCGCTAAAGGAGTTCGCCTAGTTCCTGATCAAGATCCAAATATAACTTGGGAGAATCATGTCAATACTGACTGTGACCCATCGAACTATGAGAAAGtcacaaagaagaaaaaatgtcCTGTCCCAGGATGCAGAGAGATATTAGGATTCTCAAACACAATTAAGTGCAGGGACTGCACGGTAGACCATTGTTTAAAGCATCGGTTCGGACCTGATCATAGATGTCCTGGTCCCAGAAAAATGGAAACAAGCTTTTCATTTAGGAATATTTTGAATGTGAATAAAAAACAGGAGTCCAAACCCCAGTCAAGTTCGTCTGCATCATCAAGATGGTCTACAAACTTTCTTAATGCAGTTTCTAACATTCGAGCATCAGCAGAGGCTGGTGTGTCGAAGTTGAGTGAAGTTAACCAAGGCTGGTGGACAGCATCAAGTGGGGTGGGATCGAGCCATAGCAGTGGTCAAGTGGAGCAATGCCCTCAGTGTGATACCAAGTTTTCCTCTGTTACCGCTTTGGTTGACCATGTGCAAAAAGTTCATGAAAGGAATGGCAAGCGATCTGGAGCAAAGGTTACAATTGATGTTTGCCCAAAGTGTAGTAGAGGATTCCGGGATCCTGTTTCCCTTGTGGAACATGTTGAGAGGGATCATGGTGGCAGTTCTAGATCATAA
- the LOC137828369 gene encoding polygalacturonase-like: MKHLSTPLFKRTILTFTQREVTMALPRHPLLFLFAMIMLSFADSTVAEDPLLLFHEGSAKDNNFIVQSTNVLNLKSFDKLGQISSSPKMVNVNDYGAQGDGKTDDTLAFKKAWEVACSSGIAVFVVPQKNYLLKPITFSGPCKSNIAVQITGTVEASDNISDYNEDRAHWLMFDSVQKLSVKGGGTIDGNGNIWWQNSCKTNQKLPCKKAPTALTFYKCKDLTVEDLTIRNGQQMHVSFEESENVIVSGLTVTAPEDSPNTDGIHITNTQNIQILNTVIGTGDDCISIESGSRNVQATKITCGPGHGISIGSLGSGESKDFVSGVTVNGAKFSGTTNGVRIKTWQGGSGSASNIKFQNIQMEKVTNPIVIDQNYCDQATPCKKQKSAVQIKNVLYENIKGTSGSDVGVQFDCSEKFPCEGIVLQNIDLQYEDRREAKASCNSVQLSYRGDVNPQCP; this comes from the exons ATGAAACATCTTTCAACACCATTATTCAAGAGAACTATTCTCACTTTCACACAAAGGGAAGTAACAATGGCCCTCCCAAGACACCCCCTCTTGTTCCTTTTTGCCATGATTATGCTTTCTTTTGCTGATAGCACAGTTGCAGAGGACCCACTTCTGTTATTTCATGAGGGTTCTGCTAAAGACAACAACTTCATCGTGCAAAGTACAAATGTTTTGAACTTGAAGAGCTTTGACAAATTGGGTCAGATTTCTTCTTCCCCTAAAATGGTTAACGTGAATGATTATGGGGCTCAAGGAGATGGTAAAACCGATGACACTCTG GCATTCAAGAAGGCTTGGGAAGTAGCATGTTCATCTGGGATAGCAGTTTTTGTGGTGCCACAGAAGAATTATCTACTCAAACCAATCACATTTTCTGGCCCTTGCAAATCCAACATCGCAGTTCAG ATCACTGGAACTGTTGAAGCATCAGATAACATATCAGATTACAACGAAGACCGCGCACACTGGCTTATGTTCGACAGTGTTCAGAAACTATCAGTTAAAGGTGGTGGAACCATCGATGGAAATGGAAACATATGGTGGCAAAACTCATGCAAAACGAACCAAAAGCTT CCTTGCAAGAAGGCCCCTACG GCGTTGACTTTCTACAAGTGCAAGGACTTAACAGTTGAGGATTTGACGATAAGAAATGGTCAACAGATGCATGTTTCATTCGAAGAATCTGAGAATGTTATAGTTTCTGGTCTCACCGTGACAGCACCTGAGGATAGCCCAAACACTGATGGAATTCACATCACAAACACTCAAAACATTCAAATCTTAAATACAGTTATAGGAACTG GTGATGATTGCATATCAATAGAAAGTGGATCCAGGAATGTGCAAGCCACAAAAATAACCTGCGGACCAGGCCATGGTATCAG CATCGGAAGCTTAGGGTCTGGGGAATCCAAGGATTTTGTTTCAGGAGTAACAGTAAATGGAGCTAAATTTTCTGGAACTACCAATGGAGTAAGAATTAAAACATGGCag GGAGGGTCAGGAAGTGCAAGCAACATCAAGTTTCAGAACATTCAAATGGAGAAAGTAACGAACCCCATAGTAATAGATCAAAATTACTGTGATCAAGCGACACCATGCAAAAAACAA AAATCTGCAGTTCAGATTAAGAACGTGCTGTACGAAAACATAAAGGGCACAAGTGGTTCTGATGTGGGTGTGCAATTTGATTGCAGCGAGAAGTTTCCATGCGAAGGGATAGTGTTGCAGAACATAGATCTGCAATATGAAGATAGAAGAGAGGCCAAGGCTTCATGCAACAGTGTTCAATTGTCCTACAGAGGAGATGTTAACCCTCAGTGCCCATAG